Proteins from a single region of Dictyostelium discoideum AX4 chromosome 5 chromosome, whole genome shotgun sequence:
- the pikE gene encoding phosphatidylinositol 3-kinase, translating to MKVSKDFKFYYSRDIPIKYKIKLCTLEGKRNKENAPETVDKWIEKKYLKYSSLYRDTTIDLYITCTLYSDGKQLSTSEHTSYNPFSVSNKWDETIIFPLKHQDLPFDTMIVITIWDIYSPMKKVPIGGTSFNIFGMNKIERKGKHKLLIWQDREGDGEKETTTPGQIQGKDEQYRLEKLKKKYDRKLINHCQWLDKFSLNEIERLSRASESLNKNQIYLTIELPEFELPILFKQQNCPLYIPLSQTQKKSLVLINDIEMDEHPSEQKYHRLNLYDHKDLKPNSTELKGLTDILKQPPNTKVTSKEALLIWRFRYYLTNNKKALTKFLRCVEWSESHQKNEALSIMPKWDPIDIADSLELLSSAFTHKNTIMVRRYAVEILKKADDEELLYYLLQLVQATKYEQFDGNPSDSPLISFLFERSNKNFILGSHFYWYLTVDSVLKSSIFCSHYKTLQELYFRQLDHTDAQRVNAQNKFISRLSLLSVELKAMNITREKKIEKLRIMLAEGEYKDLSDFQPIRLPVNPDIEIIGIVPEKSNIYKSAKSPLGLKLRTTKGEEYGVIFKTGDDLRQDQLIIQLISLMDRLLKKENLDLKLTPYKVLATAEEDGIVEMVNPSEAMASVLSKYDGDILKFFKTHNPDADSPYGIAPEVMDTFVKSCAGYCVITYILGIGDRHLDNLLLTPNGKLFHIDFGYILGKDPKILPPPMKLCKEMVLGMGGENSKHYEKFKQLCCEAYNILRKSSHLILNLFALMVDASIPSISDDKEKSILKVQEKLQLELTDQEASNSLLQLLNDSVTALFPVIIEMAHKWLQYWKA from the exons atgaaagtTTCAAAAGACTTTAAGTTTTATTATAGTAGGGATATtccaataaaatataaaattaaatt ATGTACTTTAGAAGGGAAAAGGAATAAAGAGAATGCCCCAGAAACTGTAGATAAAtggattgaaaaaaaatatttaaaatattcatcCCTTTATAGAGA TACAACAATCGATTTATATATAACATGTACTTTATATTCAGATGGTAAACAATTAAGTACATCAGAACATACATCATATAATCCATTTTCAGTTTCAAATAA atggGATGAAACTATTATATTTCCATTAAAACATCAAGATTTACCATTTGATACAATGATAGTTATAACGATATGGGATATATATTCACCAATGAAAAAAGTACCAATAGGTGGTACatcatttaatatatttggAATGAATAAGATTGAAAGAAAAGGTAaacataaattattaatttggcAAGATAGAGAAGGTGATGGTGAAAAAGAAACTACTACACCTGGACAAATTCAAGGAAAAGATGAACAATATCGtttagagaaattaaaaaagaaatatgatagaaaattaataaatcattgtCAATGGTTagataaattttcattaaatgaaattgaaagacTTTCAAga gcatcagaatcattaaataaaaatcaaatttatttaacaattgaattaccagaatttgaattaccaattttatttaaacaacaAAACTGTCCATTATATATACCATTATCACAAACACAAAAGAAATCATTAGTATTGATTAATGATATAGAGATGGATGAACATCCATCAGAGCAAAAGTATCATAGATTGAATTTATATGATCATAAAGATTTGAAACCAAATTCAACTGAATTGAAAGGTTTAACCGATATATTGAAACAACCACCAAATACCAAGGTAACGAGTAAGGAGGCTTTGTTAATTTGGAGATTTAGATATTAtttaactaataataaaaaggcGTTAACTAAATTCCTAAGATGTGTAGAATGGAGTGAATCACATCAAAAGAATGAAGCACTTTCAATAATGCCAAAATGGGATCCAATAGATATTGCAGATTCGTTGGAATTGTTGTCATCGGCATTCACCCATAAGAATACTATAATGGTTAGAAGATATGCTGTTGAAATTCTAAAGAAAGCAGATGACGAAGAgttgttatattatttacTCCAATTGGTGCAAGCTACAAAGTATGAACAATTTGATGGCAATCCATCGGATTCaccattaatttcattcCTATTTGAGAGATCAAATAAGAATTTCATATTGGGTAGTCATTTCTATTGGTATTTAACAGTGGATTCGGTATTGAAGAGTAGTATATTCTGTTCACATTATAAAACATTACAAGAGTTGTACTTTCGTCAATTGGATCATACAGATGCTCAAAGAGTTAATGCTCAGAATAAATTCATCTCAAGATTATCATTGCTATCGGTGGAATTGAAAGCAATGAATATCACAAGAGAGaagaaaattgaaaaacttAGAATAATGTTGGCTGAAGGTGAATATAAAGATTTATCAGATTTTCAACCAATTAGGTTACCTGTGAATCCAGATATAGAGATCATTGGTATCGTACCAGagaaatcaaatatttaCAAGAGTGCTAAATCACCATTGGGTCTAAAGTTACGTACGACCAAGGGTGAAGAGTATGGTGTTATCTTTAAAACTGGAGATGATTTACGTCAAGATCAATTAatcattcaattgatttcacTAATGgatagattattaaaaaaggagAATTTAGATCTAAAATTAACACCTTATAAAGTTTTGGCAACCGCTGAAGAGGATGGTATCGTTGAAATGGTGAATCCATCAGAGGCGATGGCTTCAGTACTAAGTAAATACGATGGTGACATAttgaaattctttaaaactcATAATCCTGACGCTGATTCACCCTATGGTATCGCACCAGAGGTTATGGATACCTTTGTAAAGAGTTGTGCTGGTTATTGTGTAATCACCTATATTCTTGGTATTGGTGATAGACATTTAGATAATCTTTTATTAACTCcaaatggtaaattattcCATATCGATTTCGGTTACATTCTTGGTAAAGATCCAAAgatattaccaccaccaatgaAACTTTGCAAGGAAATGGTCTTGGGTATGGGTGGTGAAAATAGTAAACACTATGAAAAATTCAAACAACTCTGTTGCGAAGCTTATAATATCCTCCGTAAATCTTCTCATTTAATACTCAATCTTTTCGCTCTCATGGTTGATGCTTCAATACCTTCAATTTCTGATGATAAGGAAAAGAGTATCTTAAAGGTTCAAGAGAAATTACAATTAGAACTCACTGATCAAGAAGCTTCAAACTCTTTATTGCAATTACTAAATGATTCTGTTACTGCTTTATTCCCTGTAATCATTGAAATGGCTCATAAATGGTTACAATATTGGAAagcttaa